In Desulfonatronum thiodismutans, the genomic window GCATGTGCTCTTGACGGTGACGGACACGGGGGTCGGCATGGAGTCAGAAGTTTTGCGACAGGTCTTCGACCCTTTCTTTACCACCAAGGAAGTAGGCAAGGGCACCGGTCTGGGCTTGGCTTCGGTCTACGGTATCGTCAAGGCGCATGGCGGGTACATTCAATGTACCAGCCGGTCCGGCCGAGGTACGATCTTTTCAGTTTATCTACCGGTTGCGGAGCAGGAGGGCGAGGCAAAATGCGACAAGCCGCCCAAAGCCGTCTCCAAAAGCGGCAGCAAAACCATTCTGGTGGTGGACGACGAGCCTGATATCCGGGAACTGACCCAGGAGGCGTTGGAGTCGTTCGGGTATGCCGTACAATGCGCGGCCAGCGGAGAGCAGGCCTTGGATATGTATCAGCGCAACGGCAAAGCCATCGACCTGGTCCTGCTGGACTTGAGCATGCCGGGCATGGGCGGGTGCGGATGTCTCCAGGAGCTGTTGCGCCTCGACCCTTCGGCCAAAGTGTTGATCATCAGCGGGAATGCGGCCAAATGCCAGAGCAATGATCTCCTGTTGTCCGGAGCCAAAGGCTTTCTCGGAAAGCCGTACCAATTGCGGGTTCTGGCGGCCAAAGTACGCGAGGTTCTGGGGTGATTTCGGCGGGAATTCTGGTCCTTTGGCTGATCCCCGCTCCATGTCGTCCCTGGGGAGCTCCTATTCCATGGCGTGTCCGCGTTCCCGTGCCGTTTTTAGCAGTTCGTCGCGCGAGGCCTCTTGTGCGCCTTGATCGCCTTGCACCAGAAGGACTTGACTGGGCCATTTGCGCATCCGCTTCACGAAATTAACCATGTCGCGTTGATCGGCGTGGGCCGGATTCTCGATATCTCATTGAAAACGCTGTTGTTTCCTTGAAATGAAAGGAGGCTGTGGCGTTTTTTGTTTCGAGTGTAGAGTGGAGGGTTACAGGTACACCAGCACCGTTCCGGCCAGGGCCAGGAAGACGTTGGCAAAGGTGTAGGTTCCGGCGTAGCCCAGGGCGGGGATGGGACTTTTTGCGGCTTGGGTGATCACGTTAAGGGAGGGGGTGCTGGTCATGGCGCCGGTGATGGCTCCCAGGAGTAGAGCGGGTTGAATGCCGAGCACGAAGCGGCCGAAGAGCAGGCCGACGATGACAGGGGTAAGAGTGATCACCATTCCGCTGAAAAAGAGCGGCAGGCCCACGGACAGCAGGGCGTCCACGATGCCCACCCCGGCCTTGACCCCGATGCCGGCCATGAAAAAGAGCAGACCCAGTTCCCGCAGAATCCAGCGCGCCGCGGGCGGGACCCGGCCGAAGGTCGGGTGCATGGAGCGCAGGAAGCCGATGGTCAGTCCGGCGAAGAGCAGGCCCCCGGCCGTGCCCAGTCCCACGGCCACGTCGCCGATCTTGACGCTGATCTGGCCCAGCAGCATGCCGCCGACAATGCCGAAGCAAAACGTCAACAGGTCGGTCTGCACGAATCGACGCTCCACGTAACCGAAGGCGCTGACCAAGCGCTCAAGGCGATTCTTCAGGCCGGTGACCACCAGCACGTCGCCTTTTTCCACCTGAAAATCCAGGCTCATCGGCAGTTCCACCTGGGTCCGGATGACCCTGGTGATGAAGCAGCCGTAGACCGCGGGAATGTGCAGCTCGCTGATCCGCTTGCCCACGGCCCCAGACTTGCTGACCACCACGGCCACGGTGTCGATGGGGGTTTCCAGGAGATGGGCGTCGAAAGTTCCTGGGCCGATGTAGTCGGTCAATCCTTCCAACTTGGTCAGCGGGCCGGCTACGGCGACCAGGTCGCCGTGTTGCAGGGTGGTCTGGGCGTCGGGCAGGAACAGTTCATCCCCACGTCGAACCTGCTGGATCACGCACCCCGTGGTCCGCACGAACTGCAAGTCACGCAGCGGTTTGCCGATGATCTTCGGATTGACGACCTCAAAGGCCCGAACCCGCAGGCTGCGGCTCTCTTCCAGATCCTGGTCCTCACCCTCGTCCGTACCGAAGCCACTCCGGCTCTTCCGGGCCAGCTTGGCGGCCTCGGCTGGCAGGTCGATGCACAGCAGCCTTGGCAGAAAACGGATGCAGGCGATCAATCCGGCCAACCCGAAAAGATAGGTGATGGCATAGCTGGCCGTGAGGTCGCCCAGGAGAACTTCGATTTGCTCTGCGGACAGGGCGTGGGCCAGGCCGTCGCGGATTCCGGCCTCGGAAGCGGCCAGGGTCGGCGTGCTGGTCAAGGCGCCGGCGACCATTCCGGCGATCATGGCCGGGCCGAGTTCCAGCATGGCCCCCAGGAGCAGGGCCGCGCCAATGGCGCTGAGCACAACCACCACGGACAGGGCCAAATACTTCAAGCCGTCCTGGGCAAAGACGCTGAAAAATCGGGGACCGGCCTGCAAGCCCACGGAGTAGATGAACAGGACGAATCCGACTTCCTGCACGGAGTGGGGCACCTGAAAACCGAAGTGGCCGAAGAACAAACCGGCCAAGAGCACTCCGGAGGTTGGGCCCACCTCGAGCCCACGCCAGTTCAGGTTGCCGACCAGATAGCCCAGGCCAAGAACAAGGAAGAATACCAGTAGGTTATTGGCGTGAAGCAGCGAAACGACGTCGATGACCATGGGATCGATCCGTAATCGCTTTCCAGCGTCATTGCAAACCAACGCCGCGAGCAGGCCTCTCAACCGTGCACTGATATTGACGAATCAACGTCGTCAGGCCCATACTTGAAGAATGGACACGCGAACCCATGGCGGAAACATCTGGCAACTGGCCCGGAATTTGGGGTGCGAACCACGGGAGATTCTGGATTTTTCGGCCAGCATCAACCCTTTCGGGCCACCCTCCTGGCTCGGTGAAACGATCCGGGATGTTGTTTCGGACCTGCGGCACTATCCCGATCCGGACTGCTCCGAACTGCTTCAGGCCGCTTCCGGGCATTACGGCATTTCCGTAAACGAACTGGTGGCGGACAACGGTACGGCGGAGATTCTGCATCGCCTTCCGCTCCTGTTTGTCGGGGACTCCAGGCCGGGGCGGTCCGTCATCCCCGGACCGGCCTATGCCGACTACGCCGCGACGTGCGCGGCCCACCGGCTGGAGGTGAACCATCTTCCCCTGGAGCCGCGTGACGATTTCGCGCTGGATTGGGACCGGCTTCACGACAGGCTCCGTGAGGATTCGCGCTCTCCGGCCCTGACCTTTCTGGGCCAGCCGAACAATCCCACTGGGCGGACCTTTTCCCCCGACCGTCTGCGGGCCCTGGCCGCGGAGCATCCCAGGTGCTGGTTCATCGTGGACGAGGCTTTCGCGGACTTCGTGCACGGACTGGATCGGCTACTTCACCGGCGTCCGCCCAACGTGATCGTTCTGCTCTCCCTGACTAAATTTTACGCCCTGCCCGGACTGCGCATCGGTCTGGCGGCCATGGAGCCCGCCCTGGCAACGCGCTACCGCAAGCGCTCCCCGGACTGGTCCGTGAACACCCTGGCCCAGATCGCGGGAGCGCGGTGCCTTCAGGACGCCGAATTTCAGCGGGAGAGCCGGGAACGCACGGTCCTGGAGCGGGACCGGTTCGCCGCGGCCCTGGCCGGGATGGCGGGCCTGCGGGTCTTTTCCTCGGAGGCCAATTTCCTGCTGTGTCGCGGTCTCGGTCCGGAATTCGACGCCGGTCGGCTGGCCGGGAAGCTGCTTGGTCAACGGATCGCCATTCGAGCCTGCGCGAACTTTCCGGGCCTGGACAGCTCGTATTTTCGACTGGCCGTGCGTCGGCCCGAGGAGAATGATCTCCTGCTGGACGCCCTGGGCGAAGCGCTGGAGCCCGCCGGTCGGCTCCACTCCCCGGCCTGGCCCCGCTCGCGGCCCCGCAAGCGGGCCACCCCGGCCCTGATGTTTCAGGGCACCTGCTCAAATGCCGGGAAAAGCCTGCTCACCGCGGCTCTGTGCCGGATTCTGCGTCAGGACGGGTTTTCCCCGGCCCCGTTCAAGGCCCAGAACATGGCCCTGAATTCCGGGGTCACTCCGGACGGCGGGGAAATCGGCCGGGCCCAGATCCTTCAGGCCCAGGCCTGCGGCCTGGAGCCGGACCGACGGATGAACCCGATTCTGCTCAAGCCCAATTCCGAAACCGGCTCCCAGGTCATTGTCATGGGAGCGCCACGGGGCAACATGACCGTGGGGGCCTACATCCGGGCCAAGGAAGAGCTGCGGGGCCTGGTTCACGACGCCTACGACAGGCTGTCCGCGGAGCACGACGTAATGGTCCTGGAGGGGGCCGGCAGTCCGGCGGAGATCAATCTCAGGCATCATGACCTTGTGAACATGACCATGGCCCGCCACGCCCGGGCCGCGGTCTATCTGGTGGGCGACATCGACCGGGGCGGCGTGTTCGCGGCCCTGAGCGGGACCATGGACATGCTGGAGAAATGGGAGCGAGACCTGGTCCGCGGACTGGTGATCAACAAATTTCGCGGCCAGCGCTCCCTGCTGGACCCGGCCTTGGACTGGGTTGCTCGGCGCACGGCCCGGCCCGTGTTAGGGGTGGTTCCCTATCTAGCCGACCTGGGGCTGCCTGAGGAAGACTCCGTGAACTTCAAGCAGGGCGCGCTGTTTCGTCCGGACCGGTCGCGTGGGGTAAGCGGCCCGGGCCAGGGTGTGGCCCAGGATGTGGCGTTGGACGTGGCTTGCCTGGACCTGCCGCATATCTCCAATTTTACAGACTTGGACCCCCTGGCCGCGGAGCCGGGCGTGGCCGTGCGCCTGGTCCGCCATGTCGGGGAACTGGGCGTTCCGGACCTGCTGATCCTGCCCGGCAGCAAGAACGTGATGGCGGACATGGATTTTGTCCGCCGGCGGGGCCTGGCCGAGGCCGTGGTCAGGCTGGCTGAGGCCGGCGGAACGCAGATTCTGGGCATTTGCGGCGGATACCAGATGCTCGGCATGCGGATCGAGGACCCTCACGGCCTGGAGTCCGCGACCCGGACGTCCATCCCCGGTCTGGGGCTGCTTGCGTTGACCACCTGTCTGGAACCGGACAAGACGTTGCGACGGACCGTGGCCGAGCATTCCGTCTCGGGGCTGGAGGTCACGGGGTATGAAATCCATCATGGGCAATCCGCTCCGGAGCCCGGATGCGCCGACCTGGTCGTCGCCGTGAAGACGGCAGATGGCCGAGTCATCGGCCTGGGGCTGCGCGACAAGCCCATATGGGGATCGTATCTGCACGGCATCTTCGACGACGCGCTATTTCGGCGCTGGCTTTTGAACGCGATCCTGACC contains:
- a CDS encoding cobyric acid synthase; this encodes MDTRTHGGNIWQLARNLGCEPREILDFSASINPFGPPSWLGETIRDVVSDLRHYPDPDCSELLQAASGHYGISVNELVADNGTAEILHRLPLLFVGDSRPGRSVIPGPAYADYAATCAAHRLEVNHLPLEPRDDFALDWDRLHDRLREDSRSPALTFLGQPNNPTGRTFSPDRLRALAAEHPRCWFIVDEAFADFVHGLDRLLHRRPPNVIVLLSLTKFYALPGLRIGLAAMEPALATRYRKRSPDWSVNTLAQIAGARCLQDAEFQRESRERTVLERDRFAAALAGMAGLRVFSSEANFLLCRGLGPEFDAGRLAGKLLGQRIAIRACANFPGLDSSYFRLAVRRPEENDLLLDALGEALEPAGRLHSPAWPRSRPRKRATPALMFQGTCSNAGKSLLTAALCRILRQDGFSPAPFKAQNMALNSGVTPDGGEIGRAQILQAQACGLEPDRRMNPILLKPNSETGSQVIVMGAPRGNMTVGAYIRAKEELRGLVHDAYDRLSAEHDVMVLEGAGSPAEINLRHHDLVNMTMARHARAAVYLVGDIDRGGVFAALSGTMDMLEKWERDLVRGLVINKFRGQRSLLDPALDWVARRTARPVLGVVPYLADLGLPEEDSVNFKQGALFRPDRSRGVSGPGQGVAQDVALDVACLDLPHISNFTDLDPLAAEPGVAVRLVRHVGELGVPDLLILPGSKNVMADMDFVRRRGLAEAVVRLAEAGGTQILGICGGYQMLGMRIEDPHGLESATRTSIPGLGLLALTTCLEPDKTLRRTVAEHSVSGLEVTGYEIHHGQSAPEPGCADLVVAVKTADGRVIGLGLRDKPIWGSYLHGIFDDALFRRWLLNAILTAKGESPLTAVGDWDTEIALDRLADHVRQHLDIARMYDNLGLGQTLEVR
- a CDS encoding MBL fold metallo-hydrolase RNA specificity domain-containing protein gives rise to the protein MENPAHADQRDMVNFVKRMRKWPSQVLLVQGDQGAQEASRDELLKTARERGHAME
- a CDS encoding aspartate:alanine exchanger family transporter yields the protein MVIDVVSLLHANNLLVFFLVLGLGYLVGNLNWRGLEVGPTSGVLLAGLFFGHFGFQVPHSVQEVGFVLFIYSVGLQAGPRFFSVFAQDGLKYLALSVVVVLSAIGAALLLGAMLELGPAMIAGMVAGALTSTPTLAASEAGIRDGLAHALSAEQIEVLLGDLTASYAITYLFGLAGLIACIRFLPRLLCIDLPAEAAKLARKSRSGFGTDEGEDQDLEESRSLRVRAFEVVNPKIIGKPLRDLQFVRTTGCVIQQVRRGDELFLPDAQTTLQHGDLVAVAGPLTKLEGLTDYIGPGTFDAHLLETPIDTVAVVVSKSGAVGKRISELHIPAVYGCFITRVIRTQVELPMSLDFQVEKGDVLVVTGLKNRLERLVSAFGYVERRFVQTDLLTFCFGIVGGMLLGQISVKIGDVAVGLGTAGGLLFAGLTIGFLRSMHPTFGRVPPAARWILRELGLLFFMAGIGVKAGVGIVDALLSVGLPLFFSGMVITLTPVIVGLLFGRFVLGIQPALLLGAITGAMTSTPSLNVITQAAKSPIPALGYAGTYTFANVFLALAGTVLVYL